A single genomic interval of Pyrus communis chromosome 7, drPyrComm1.1, whole genome shotgun sequence harbors:
- the LOC137740061 gene encoding E3 ubiquitin-protein ligase KEG-like, which translates to MWDFASSCIAGSVGLKSDPLKPTQAALECSDDESSSVVGREEGLECPICWESFNIVENVPYVLWCGHTLCKNCILGLQWAVVKFPTLPIQLPLFISCPWCNLLSFRLVYRGNLRFPRKNYFLLWMVESMNGDRGPHSNSTFSGDNQSVWPATGNVSVGTQASHGTGAHRRGQHIRHIEQSGSNHNHGPVNNYFGVERLHSSIRNSLVFFVHLTAKFPLVVIFLLIILYVIPACAVMLALYIVITVVFALPSFLLLYFAYPSLDWLVREILT; encoded by the coding sequence ATGTGGGATTTTGCATCCAGCTGCATAGCTGGAAGTGTTGGATTGAAAAGCGATCCTCTAAAGCCGACGCAAGCAGCTCTCGAATGTTCTGACGACGAGAGTTCTTCGGTTGTTGGCAGAGAGGAAGGACTAGAGTGCCCGATATGTTGGGAATCCTTCAACATTGTTGAGAATGTGCCCTACGTTTTATGGTGTGGCCATACCCTCTGTAAGAATTGCATTCTGGGACTGCAATGGGCGGTTGTGAAATTCCCCACTTTACCGATTCAGCTTCCGCTTTTTATCTCCTGCCCGTGGTGCAACCTATTGTCCTTCCGGCTCGTTTACAGGGGAAATCTCAGGTTCCCTCGCAAGAACTACTTTCTTCTCTGGATGGTTGAGAGCATGAATGGTGATAGGGGACCGCATTCTAATTCTACCTTCTCTGGTGATAATCAGTCAGTCTGGCCGGCAACTGGAAATGTCTCTGTGGGAACTCAAGCGAGCCACGGTACAGGTGCCCACAGGAGGGGGCAACATATTCGCCATATCGAGCAATCTGGGTCGAATCACAATCATGGCCCTGTCAATAATTACTTTGGTGTGGAGCGCTTGCATTCTTCAATTCGGAATTCACTTGTTTTCTTCGTTCATTTGACAGCAAAGTTCCCGCTGGTTGTCATATTTCTTCTGATCATCTTATATGTAATACCTGCCTGTGCAGTCATGTTGGCTTTGTACATAGTCATCACCGTTGTGTTTGCTCTCCCGTCATTTCTTCTTCTGTACTTTGCATATCCTAGTTTGGATTGGCTTGTCAGGGAAATCCTCACCTGA